A region of Toxorhynchites rutilus septentrionalis strain SRP chromosome 1, ASM2978413v1, whole genome shotgun sequence DNA encodes the following proteins:
- the LOC129762641 gene encoding glutamate [NMDA] receptor subunit 1, which yields MDLKLEIFGSLCFAVISNLVLKGAESSSTSFDENGNLIIGLAIVHEREQPEVRALTSQAIRSVLAKDGGISIYDYYIAYNRDRVIFTDNEELCTAMRKGVTILLDFTWTDSSRIMTAADNFNIPYVHADVSSQTLLKLMENYLRARGANDVVHIFDSTASADAAIFFLITESQLRTIIIDQLNEANVERIRSIRPYPSYFSMIASTKNMNSMFKKSLAGGLVAKPDKWNLMFSDVETEVFEYHHRYPTMSQLITEKHSCCRLLNLGGNCTCPAGFKPWEAHLQNVVTSVLNKVHQDQFPLVSVDNCSLAEDNMGEAVNASEIFREFRSDDRFWIPDGSRMVRYNLNISIWTSTEDDETKAIQLGTIRNGRVIPLEEHTIKSTKRYFRVGTTESIPWAYRQRDPVTNEIVLDEVGNPIWEGYCIDFLQQLSEVMSFDYDLVSPVNGTFGQRDKEGNWNGLVGDLVVGEIDFAMASMKMTAEREEVVDFVAPYFEQTGILIVMRKPVRETSLFKFMTVLRLEVWLSILLAIIVTAIMLWLLDKFSPYSAKNNKDAYPYECRDFTLKESFWFALTSFTPQGGGEAPKALSGRTLVAAYWLFVVLMLATFTANLAAFLTVERMQTPVQSLEQLSRQSRIKYTVLKDSDTHDYFKNMKNAEDVLYEMWRNLTLSSGNDQAQYRVWDYPIKEQYINILAAIDSANPVATAEAGFRRVNEHLEADFAFVHDSAEVKYEISRNCNLTEVGEVFAEQPYAIAVQQGSHLQDELSYYILELQKERYFESLTAKFWNNSKRGVCPNMDDSEGITLESLGGVFIATLVGLALAMITLAGEVLYYRRRDRLGKLIKVGPVDNQLESKSKKKHLLTVSGILETNSKNNLNKFLDKKLSQNVTIGSKFVPASEKQRKINYISVFPRKPIH from the exons ATGGATTTAAAGTTAGAAATTTTCGGGTCTCTGTGTTTCGCAGTGATATCGAATTTGGTTCTAAAAGGCGCAGAAAGTTCTTCAACAAGTTTCGACGAAAATGGGAATTTAATCATCGGACTGG CCATTGTACACGAACGTGAACAGCCTGAGGTGCGCGCCCTCACATCCCAAGCCATTCGGTCCGTCCTAGCAAAAGATGGTGGAATATCGATTTATGACTATTATATAGCGTACAATCGTGACCGTGTAATCTTCACCGACAATGAGGAAT TGTGCACCGCTATGCGGAAAGGAGTTACCATCCTGCTCGATTTCACCTGGACGGATTCGAGCCGGATCATGACGGCGGCTGACAATTTCAACATTCCGTACGTGCATGCGGACGTGTCCTCGCAGACGTTGCTGAAACTTATGGAAAACTACCTGCGGGCTCGTGGCGCAAACGATGTCGTGCACATTTTTGACAGTACGGCTAGTGCCGATGCGGCAATTTTCTTTCTAATCACAGAATCCCAGCTGAGAACCATCATCATCGACCAGTTGAATGAGGCAAATGTCGAACGAATACGATCAATTCGACCCTATCCGTCGTACTTTTCGATGATCGCTAGTACGAAGAACATGAATTCGATGTTCAAAAAATCTCTCGCTGGGGGGCTTGTCGCCAAACCGGATAAGTGGAACCTGATGTTTTCGGATGTAGAGACGGAAGTTTTCGAGTATCACCATCGGTATCCGACGATGAGTCAACTGATTACGGAAAAGCACTCGTGTTGTAGACTGCTGAATTTAGGCGGCAACTGTACATGTCCAGCTGGATTCAAGCCCTGGGAAGCACACTTGCAGAATGTGGTCACAAGCGTGCTGAACAAAGTGCACCAAGACCAATTCCCTTTGGTTTCCGTAGATAATTGTAGTCTAGCCGAGGACAATATGGGCGAAGCGGTGAACGCTTCGGAAATTTTCCGAGAGTTTCGCAGTGATGATCGATTTTGGATACCCGATGGGAGCAGAATGGTGCGCTATAATCTGAACATATCAATTTGGACATCGACAGAAGACGATGAAACTAAGGCAATCCAGCTAGGCACGATTCGTAATGGGCGTGTAATACCGCTAGAAGAACACACGAttaaatctacaaaaagatatTTCCGAGTTGGGACTACCGAG TCGATACCCTGGGCTTACCGTCAACGAGATCCGGTCACAAACGAGATTGTATTGGATGAAGTCGGAAATCCTATTTGGGAAGGATACTGTATAGATTTCCTCCAACAGTTATCCGAGGTTATGAGTTTTGACTATGATTTGGTATCACCCGTAAATGGAACATTCGGCCAACGGGACAAGGAAGGTAATTGGAATGGACTGGTGGGTGATTTGGTAGTTGGAGAGATAGATTTCGCTATGGCGTCGATGAAGATGACCGCCGAGCGAGAGGAGGTGGTTGATTTCGTGGCGCCATATTTCGAACAGACCGGTATACTGATTGTGATGAGGAAACCAGTTCGTGAAACTTCACTGTTCAAATTTATGACGGTCCTACGCCTGGAAGTATGGTTGAGTATTCTGTTAGCGATTATAGTCACTGCTATCATGCTGTGGCTACTGGATAAGTTCTCACCGTACAGCGCAAAGAATAATAAGGATGCTTATCCCTACGAGTGTCG GGACTTCACTTTGAAGGAGAGCTTTTGGTTTGCTCTGACCTCATTCACTCCCCAGGGGGGAGGCGAAGCTCCTAAAGCTCTCTCGGGACGAACTCTCGTCGCCGCTTACTGGCTATTCGTGGTACTCATGTTGGCTACCTTCACCGCAAATTTGGCTGCATTTCTAACCGTGGAAAGGATGCAGACACCAGTCCAATCCTTGGAGCAGCTCTCTCGCCAAAGTCGCATAAAGTACACGGTATTAAAGGATTCCGATACTCACGACTACTTCAAGAACATGAAAAACGCCGAGGATGTCCTGTACGAAATGTGGCGCAATCTGACACTCTCCAGCGGGAACGATCAAGCTCAGTATCGGGTTTGGGATTACCCGATCAAGGAGCAATACATCAACATTCTGGCAGCGATCGATTCCGCGAATCCGGTAGCGACAGCCGAAGCCGGATTCAGACGCGTTAACGAACACTTGGAAGCGGACTTTGCGTTCGTACATGATTCGGCGGAAGTAAAGTACGAAATATCCCGCAACTGTAATCTCACGGAAGTTGGTGAAGTGTTCGCCGAGCAGCCATACGCAATTGCCGTTCAACAAGGCAGTCACCTGCAGGACGAGCTCAGCTATTACATCTTGGAGCTGCAAAAGGAGCGCTATTTTGAATCGCTGACTGCAAAGTTCTGGAACAATTCCAAGCGGGGCGTTTGTCCCAATATGGATGACAGCGAGGGTATTACGCTGGAAAGTCTTGGTGGAGTTTTTATAGCGACATTGGTTGGGTTGGCTCTGGCGATGATTACACTGGCCGGCGAGGTTCTGTACTACCGACGCCGGGATAGGCTAGGTAAATTGATAAAGGTTGGACCAGTCGATAACCAGCTGGAAAGCAAATCTAAGAAAAAACATTTACTGACAGTCTCCGGTATACTTGAGACGAATTCAAAGAacaatttgaacaaattccTGGATAAGAAACTATCACAAAACGTAACTATTGGGAGCAAATTTGTGCCGGCATCGGAGAAGCAGCGAAAAATCAACTACATATCCGTGTTTCCCAGGAAACCCATTCATTAG